CAGAGTAATTTCCGCGGCGGCGACCTCCCGGTCCGATGCGGCGTTGGTCCCTGCCATCTGTTGGGCACGAGCCAGCCGAGCTTCATGCAGCTGGGCGGTTTCCGCACGCCACACCGTCATCACCACCTCGACGGCGCGCTCGATGAGCAACGCGACCAGGATCAGCGGCGCGAGTACGTTCCCGACATTCTGCAGCGCAATGTTCGAGAACTTCAGCAACTGGGGATCGGGGATGTACCGGGCCAGGATCACGAACGCGGCCAGGCACGCGGCGTACGTGACGGTGGTCTCGGACAGCGAGAAAACGCCGGTGCGGATTCGGGTGGAGACGGGAAGTGCCGGATTGCTCATGGTAGAAATCTCATAGATGAAGGGGCGAGGAATGACATCTAAAGAGATTGGATGGACACGCGCCGGATTTTCCCGCTCGAGTCACTGGATGGGAAGCACCTGTTCATCCGCCACCACGTACAGCTGATCGCCTTCCGCTACCCGCACGTCCGCGGTGCCGGTGAACTCGCCGAAGGCGGGTAGGATGCCGACGCGCGGGCCGAAGTGGAAGCAGGGGAGCCGCTGGCGCTGGCGCCCGATCCCGCGCAGGGTGACGGACGGGTGGATGTGCCCGGCCAGGATGTAGCACGCCGGCGCGGGCTCCGGGTGGTGCGCGTAGGCGAACGGCGCGTCGGGGAGCGGACCGTCGACGCACTCAATGCTCAAGTCGCGCGGAGGATCGCCCGCGTGCCGGTCGTGGTTGCCGCGTACGAGCATGATGCGCAGGTGGGAATGCGCATCCCGCCACCGCGCGAGCGCATCCAGCGTCGCGGGGGCGCGGCTGGCGCGCGCGTGGAAGAAGTCGCCCAGGTACACGAGGCGCTCCGCTGCGGTCCGCTCAAGCGCGGCCGTCAGCCGGGCGAGCGTTTCCGCCGTCGTTCCGCCCGGAACGGCCAGCCCGTGCGCCCGGAACGCCGCCGCCTTGCCGAAGTGCGGGTCCGCCACCAGCAGCGTGCGGTTCGACGGGCGGTACGCCGCGCGCTCGGCCAGCAGCACCAGCCGCTCGCCGCAGAGTTCGATTTCAAGGTCGCCGTGCAGCTTCACGTGATGCAGATCCGTGCCGTGGTCCAAACAGAAGAGGGGTACTCCGCGCAGAGAGTACCCCGATCCCGGATTCCGTGCCGCGATGCGCTACCTCCCGCTGTCCGCAGCCTTTTCGAGCGCCACCTTCATCCGCTGCACCCGGTCGCCCACCGACTCGCTGGTGACGGAGTTGCGCGTGCGGTCCACCAGCAGCGGAAACGCCAGCGGCGGCGTGCGCTTCGGCTCGGTGATCACCACGCGGCCGGCCGAAAGGCGCTCCAGCGTCTGGCCCAGGCGGCTGCTTTCCAGCTGCCGCTCCATCACCTCGCGATGCGCCTGGCTCACCAGCAGGTTGCCGGGATCGTACCGCGTGAACACGTCGAAGAACAGCCCGCTGGAGGCCTGCAGCTGCCGGGCGGACTTGCCCGCGTACGGAAAGCCCTGGAACACCAATCCCGCCACCCGCGCGATCTCGCGGAACTGCCTGCGCGCCATCTCGGCCGCGTTCAGCGACGCGGGAACGTCGTCCACCAGGCCGTGCGGCGAAAGGAGGCCGGCCGCCAGCGCCTCGTCCAGCGGGGCCGGCTCCGGCGACAGCAGCTCCACGCCGTAGTCGTTCATCGACATGGTGAACGAGATGGGCACCAGCCGCGAGATGCGGTACGCGAAGAGCGCCGCCAGCCCCTCGTGCACCAGGCGGCCGTCGAAGGGAAAGAGGAACAGGTGGTGCCCCTCGCGCGTCTTCACCCGCTCGATCAGCAGCTCGTCGGCGCGGGGGATGCGCGACCAGCGCGCCTGCACCTCCAGGATGGGCCGGATGGCCTCCATCTCGGGATCGCGGAAGACGCCGCGCGATGCCTCCTCCAGCCGGGCGCGCAGCGAGGCGGCGAGTTCGGTGGAGAGCGGCATCCGCGCCCCCATCCAGCGGGGGATGAGTCCCTTGGTGCTTTTCGTCCGGCGCACCCAGGCCGTCATGTCGCGCACGCGGACGAACTCCAGCGGCTTTCCCGCGAAGACGAAGCGGTCGCCCGGGTTCAGCCGGGCGATGAAGCTTTCTTCCACGCTGCCGAGCCGCGCCCCCGCCACGTACTTCACCGTGATGGACGCATCGCTGACGATGGTGCCGATGGACATGCGGTGCCGGCGCGCCACGCCGCGGTCCTCCACCACGTACGTGCCGTCGTCGCGCACCACCACGCGCTGGAACTCGGGATAGGCGCTCAGCGCATCGCCGCCGCGGGTGACGAAGTCCAGCACCCATTGCCACTCGTCGTCCATCAGCCCGGCGTACGAGCGGGTGGTGCGCACCTCCGCCTTCAGCTCATCGGCGCGAAAGCCGCCACCGAGCGCTACCGTCACCACGTGCTGCGCCAGCAGGTCCAGCGGCCGCTCCACAGGATGGCGGGATTCCACCGAGACCGCACGTACCCCGTCACGCGCCGCAGCCACCTCGATCAGCTCCAGCGTGTTCGTCGGCACGCAGGTGACGCGGCTGACGGCGCCCGGACGGTGCCCGCTGCGCCCCGCGCGCTGAAGCAGGCGCGCCACGCCCTTGGGCGAGCCGATCTGGAGCACGCGGTCCACCGGCGAAAAGTCCACCCCCAGGTCCAGGCTGGACGTCGCCACGACGCAGCGAAGCTTGCCCGTGCGCAGGCCGTCCTCCACCCAGTCGCGGCGCGCGCGATCCAGCGACCCGTGGTGAAGCGCGATCTGTCCCGCCCAGTCCGGCCGCGCGTCCAGCAGCGCCTGGTACCAGATCTCCGTCTGGGACCGCGTGTTGGTGAAGACGATCGCCGTTTCGCCCTCCTCGATCGCCTCCACCACCTGCGGAAGCATCTGCGTCCCCAGGTGCCCGGCCCAGGGGAACCGCTCGATCGTCGGCGGAATCAGCGCATCCACCACGATGTCCTTGGGCACCAGCCCGCGCACGATCCGCCCGGGATTCGACTCCGCGCGAACCCCGAGCAGCGCGTCGCGCGCGTCCTCCAGGTTGCCGATGGTAGCCGAGAGCCCCCACGTCCGCATCCCGGGGCGCCAGCCGCGCAGCCGCGCCAGGGCCAGCTCGGTCTGCACGCCGCGCTTGCTCCCCATCAGCTCGTGCCACTCATCGACGATCACCGCGCGCAAGTCCGCGAACAGCGCCTGGGCATCGTCGCGCGACAGGAGAAGGGCCAGACTTTCGGGGGTGGTGACGAGCGCGCTGGGAAGGCGCGTCCGCTGGCGGGATCGGACGGCCGCGGAGGTGTCTCCCGTGCGCGATTCCAGCGTCCACGAAAGCTCCAGGTCCGCCAGCGGCATCCGGAGGGCGGCCTCGGTGTCGGCGGCGAGCGCGCGGAGCGGGGTGATCCACAGGATGCGCAGCGGCGGCGCCTTGGGTCCGCCCGCAGATCCCTCGGCGAGCGACTCCAAGACCGCGCCCATCCACGCCGCGTACGTTTTGCCCGTTCCCGTCGCGGCGTGGATCAGCCCGCTCTCGCCATCCAGGTACGCGCTCCACACCTCGCGCTGAAACGCGAACGGCTCCCATCCCCGCGAGGCGAACCAGCGCTCGGCGGGTTCGATGCGGGGATCGGGAGTCGTGTCGGGGCGGCGGATGCGGATCATGGCACGGATCCACAATCAACATCCGCGCCCGAACGCCTCGCGGTCAGATGGTCTCGATGCTCAGCAGCCGGCGCGAGCGATCGCGGAGGCGGGCGTCCCATCCCGTGGACTGGCGGTCTTCCAGCGCCAGGTCGTCATCGGAAAGCATCGCGTAGGCGTTCCATCCGCCGATGACCAGGAGCAGGACGGCGGCCCCGATCGCCTCCGCGGCCGCGGGAAGGAACCCGAAGATCACCTTCATCGCGACCAGCAGCACCAGCGTGGTCCCGATCCCCGGCGCGTAGCTCCGCAGTTCGGCCAATGGTTCGGAGGCCCGCACGCCATGCCATTCCGCCTCGGCTGCGAAGACGCGGATCAGCCGGTACATCTCCTCCGTGGGCGGCGCCTGGCGCAGCGTGATCGCCAAGCCACTGGTGCCCACCACGCGCAGGTACGCGCTGTCCAGGCTCTCGGAATCACGATAGGAGGCGATGCCATCCCACGGGATCAGCGTCGTCACCTCACCGCCGTGCGAACGCAGCATCCGCTGGCTGATTCCCCGCTCGTCGACGACGAAATCCGCCATCGGCCGGGCGAGCCTGCGGTACAGCGCCCGCGTGCCCGCCGCGCCGGCGACGAGGATGCAGCCGCCCGCGATCACCACGTTGGACACGTCCGTCGTCCATCCGATGAACATCCCGACCAGAGAGAGGAGCGCCAGCATGATCCAGGCGACGGCGACCGTTGCCGCGACGCCCCCATCTACCGTGCGCAGGGTGATGCGGGCGTGGGGAGCCCCGCGCGGCGCCTCGGCCACATCCGCGACGACCGGCAGGTGCGCCGGTTCCAGGTCCACCCCGAACAAGGCCCACGGATCGGGGGTGCGGGTCTGCGCTTGGTCAACGTACATCATCGGCTGATGGCCAGGATCCGGGCTCGCGCGCTCCGGCAAGGACGCCGGAAGGTCGTGCGGAAAAGTACGGATCGCTGGCCGCGAAGATTCATTCAGCCTTCGAGCCGGGCGGAGACGCCGTACATCAGGGGGAGATCAGGATAGCCATCCGGCATACGGAAGCGGCGGCCTGGCTCGGCGCGCATCCCGCGGAAAGGCGACCATCCGTTGGAGTAGGTCCACTCGCGCAACGTTTCGATGCGCAGCCCCGCGCCGATCAGCGCCTGCGCCACCTCCGCCGTGCCCCACTGGATCTCGTACGAGCGGTACGGATTGCGGAAGTCCTGTGCGCCGTCCGTCTGCTCCCCCGCGATCAGCCCCTCGCCGGAGCCGGCGACGTAGTCCCCAACGCCTTCCTGGACCTCGATGGGCTCGCGGCTGGAGTAGGGGAACCGCAGGCGCAGGTTTTCGTCGTACATCATGGCGGCGGGATGGAACTCAACCAGCACGAATCGGCCGCCCGGCGCCAGGATGCGCGCGATTCCACGCGCCCACGCATCCAGGTCCGTCAGCCAGCACACGGCGCCATAGGACGAAAACGCCAGGTCGAAGCGCCGCCCGCCGTCCGCGGTCTCCGCCAGCCAGGCGTAGACGTCGGCGCGCTCGAACGTGGCGGGGACGCCGCTCTCGGCCGAAAGGCGTCGCGCGAAATCGATCGCCTCGTCGCTGATGTCCACGCCGGTGGCCACCGCGCCCAGCCGCGCCAGGCTGAGCGTGTCCTGCCCCGCGTTGCACTGCAGGTGCACCAGCATCCGGCCGGCGAGCGGACCCAGCAGCTCCAGCTCTTCCGGGAAGAGCGTGCTGCCGCCAGCGCGGAAGAACGCGGCCTGATCGCCCTTGTGGCTGTTGTGCGCCAGGGTGGCGGCGTTCCACGACAGGCGGTTGGCTTCGTGAAGATCGGTGCGGAGGGACTCGGACACGGTAGATGAGCGTCAGGCGGGGATGGGTGCGGCCGTGGCCACGTCCGCGGCGGCCACGGAGATGCGGAACTCGCCCTGCGCCAGCGAGCGGATGTTGGCGGCCACGTCGGCGCTCTCCTT
The window above is part of the Longimicrobium sp. genome. Proteins encoded here:
- the pdeM gene encoding ligase-associated DNA damage response endonuclease PdeM; translated protein: MHGDLEIELCGERLVLLAERAAYRPSNRTLLVADPHFGKAAAFRAHGLAVPGGTTAETLARLTAALERTAAERLVYLGDFFHARASRAPATLDALARWRDAHSHLRIMLVRGNHDRHAGDPPRDLSIECVDGPLPDAPFAYAHHPEPAPACYILAGHIHPSVTLRGIGRQRQRLPCFHFGPRVGILPAFGEFTGTADVRVAEGDQLYVVADEQVLPIQ
- a CDS encoding ligase-associated DNA damage response DEXH box helicase; this translates as MIRIRRPDTTPDPRIEPAERWFASRGWEPFAFQREVWSAYLDGESGLIHAATGTGKTYAAWMGAVLESLAEGSAGGPKAPPLRILWITPLRALAADTEAALRMPLADLELSWTLESRTGDTSAAVRSRQRTRLPSALVTTPESLALLLSRDDAQALFADLRAVIVDEWHELMGSKRGVQTELALARLRGWRPGMRTWGLSATIGNLEDARDALLGVRAESNPGRIVRGLVPKDIVVDALIPPTIERFPWAGHLGTQMLPQVVEAIEEGETAIVFTNTRSQTEIWYQALLDARPDWAGQIALHHGSLDRARRDWVEDGLRTGKLRCVVATSSLDLGVDFSPVDRVLQIGSPKGVARLLQRAGRSGHRPGAVSRVTCVPTNTLELIEVAAARDGVRAVSVESRHPVERPLDLLAQHVVTVALGGGFRADELKAEVRTTRSYAGLMDDEWQWVLDFVTRGGDALSAYPEFQRVVVRDDGTYVVEDRGVARRHRMSIGTIVSDASITVKYVAGARLGSVEESFIARLNPGDRFVFAGKPLEFVRVRDMTAWVRRTKSTKGLIPRWMGARMPLSTELAASLRARLEEASRGVFRDPEMEAIRPILEVQARWSRIPRADELLIERVKTREGHHLFLFPFDGRLVHEGLAALFAYRISRLVPISFTMSMNDYGVELLSPEPAPLDEALAAGLLSPHGLVDDVPASLNAAEMARRQFREIARVAGLVFQGFPYAGKSARQLQASSGLFFDVFTRYDPGNLLVSQAHREVMERQLESSRLGQTLERLSAGRVVITEPKRTPPLAFPLLVDRTRNSVTSESVGDRVQRMKVALEKAADSGR
- a CDS encoding class I SAM-dependent methyltransferase is translated as MSESLRTDLHEANRLSWNAATLAHNSHKGDQAAFFRAGGSTLFPEELELLGPLAGRMLVHLQCNAGQDTLSLARLGAVATGVDISDEAIDFARRLSAESGVPATFERADVYAWLAETADGGRRFDLAFSSYGAVCWLTDLDAWARGIARILAPGGRFVLVEFHPAAMMYDENLRLRFPYSSREPIEVQEGVGDYVAGSGEGLIAGEQTDGAQDFRNPYRSYEIQWGTAEVAQALIGAGLRIETLREWTYSNGWSPFRGMRAEPGRRFRMPDGYPDLPLMYGVSARLEG